The following DNA comes from Sebastes umbrosus isolate fSebUmb1 chromosome 8, fSebUmb1.pri, whole genome shotgun sequence.
cgaaaaaaaagtctgaaaaaaaaaatatctgaaaagtatctgaaaataaatatctgaaaaaaagtctgaaaataaagtctgaaaaaaaaatctgaaaaaaagtctgaaaaaaaagtctgaaaaaaagatctgaaaaaaagtccgaaaaaaaagtctgaaaaaaaagatatgaaaaaaaagatctgaaaaaaagtctgaaaaaaaagatctgaaaaaaagtctgaaaaaaaataatatctgaaaaatatctgaaaataaatatctgaaaaaaagtcagaaaaaaaagtctgaaaaaaaatatctgaaaaaatttccgaaaaaaatatctgaaaaaattatctgaaaaaatttccgaaaaaaaattctgaaaaaattatctgaaaacaaatatctgaaaaaatatccgaaaaaaaagtctgaaaaaaaatatctgaaaaaatttcggaaaaaaaggctgaaaaaaattatctgaaaaatattcgaaaaaaaaaatatctaaaaagtatctgaaaataaatatctgaaaaaaagtctgaaaaaaaagtctgaaaaaaaaatatctggaaaatatctgaaaataaatatctgaaaataaatatctgaaaaatattccgaaaaaaaagtctgaaaaaaaatatctgaaaaaaagtctgaaaataaagtctgaaaaaatttccgaaaaaaatatctgaaaaaattatctgaaaaaaaatatctgaaaaaatatccgaaaaaaaattcggaaaaaaaaaaaatatttgaaaagtatctgaaaataagtcagaaaataaagtctgataaaaatatccgaaaaaaaagtctgaaaaaaaaaatatctgaaaagtatctgaaaataaatatctgaaaaaaagtccgaaaaaaaagtctgaaaaaaaatatctgaaaataaatatctgaaaaaaagtccgaaaaaaatatctgaaaaatatctgaaaataaatatctgaaaaaaagtccgaaaaaaaagtctgaaaaaaagatctgaaaaaaagtctgaaaataaagtctgaaaaaaaataatatctgaaaaatatctgaaaataaatatctgaaaaaaagtccgaaaaaaaagtctgaaaaaaaatatctgaaaataaatatctgaaaaaaagtccgaaaaaaaagtctgaaaaaaaagatctgaaaaaaaagtctgaaaaaaagatcagaaaaagtctgaaaaaaagtcacaaaaaaaattctgaaaaaaaagatctaaaaaaagtctgaaaaaaaagtctgaaaaaaggtccGAAAAATTtccggaaaaaaagtctgaaaaatgtctggaaaaaaaagtctgaaaaaatgtcacataaaaaagtctgaaaaaaagtctgaaaaatgtctgaaaagaaagatctgaaaaaaagatctaaaaaaaggtCCGAAAAAAAGGatcttaaaaagtctgaaaaaatgtcacaaaaaaagtctgaaaaaaagatctgaaaaaatgtcagaaaaaaaagatctgaaaaatgtctgaaaaatgtctgaaaaaaaagatctgaaaaatgtctgaaaaaaaagatctgaaaaatgtctggaaaaaatgtctgaaaaaaaagatctgaaaaatgtctgaaaaaaaaggtctgaaaaatgtcttgaaaaaaagtctgaaaaaaaagatctgaaaaatgtctgaaaaaaaagatttgacaaatgtatgaaaaaaaaagtctgaaaaaaaagatccgaaaaatgttggacaaaaaaagtctgaaaaaaagatctgaaaaatgtcggacaaaaaaagtctgaaaaaaagatctgaaaaatgtttttttttttattttaacaatttttaattttgaagtttaatgttgtgttgttggcacAACTGACAGCAGTAACCATCATGaaataactgcagttcctctcttCTGTGCCAGAGAGCAGCAAAACGCGCTTTTAAATTCCAACTTACAGCAGTAACCatcatgacattttattttatttatttttttatttaaatttttatttttgtaaatattttcagTCAGCTTTGTTTGTCAAGCCAATGTTTCCAAAATCAATACAGAACTTTCCTGCTCTGCTGTGCTATTTTTGAGTGGCATACAGGTCTTTTTGTAaagataagagaaaaaaaaacatgacaccCAGTGACCAAGATAGACTACCTTTACTATCCCTGTGTGATCTAATCAATACTCATGAGTCATGTGTAACCGTACTACTGTCCAGTTTCTTATAAAATACTATATTAATAGTACAGTTGTGTTAACTGGATACTGTATTGGCTAAACTGTTTTAAGCAAAGGCAATAAAGGAAAATCAGAAATAGTTAATCAGGATCCAAACATAATTTCAATTTCAGTTTTATTATAGGAgtcattagggatgcaccaataccggatcagatattgggccgatactgactcaaatagctgcatTGGATATCATCacaatggggccgatccattcaattcagttctatgttcatatattatatactggaattttaattcctgtttatgttttgaccaatttattgctgcattaaaagcGTTAACACTTGAACTGTAATTCCtcttaattttgaagatttttttatcaagttgctggtgtgcaatttattattttaataataaataacaattcaataaattcCTATCTAtgcttgttgtttttatttatgtatttatttattttatttgaacatttttaatttttaagtttaatgtgTTGTTGGCACAACTGACAAAGCTGAAATTATGTTTGgtcaaattggtcaaaacattaacaggaattaaaattcggCCAAtactcaaagcccaggtatcgctatcggtatcaggactggaaaagtcagatcggtgcatccctaggaGTCGTATATCACTAAAACCTAATGTGTTTCATAAATCCAGGGACCGTTTGATATCAATAAacctcattttgaaaaaaaaaaataaataaattcaaggAAATATTCCACACTGAGATTTGATTTCAGTTTAATGAATTCTTTGAGACACAAAATGGATTGCAAGCCAACCTTTCCTGGCAGGATTGTGGTTCCTTAATAACAAACTAAACCTCCCATTTGAGTCCAACAAAAGAAATGCAATAAagctggcattaaaacaaagcTACTTTAAAATGAGAATTTTGATTACAATACCCAtcaacaacacatttctgttaaTAAAATTCAGCCATATTAGGACAACAACAAAGCCAGACAGTCCATCTTCGCATGTTGAATGATAAGCAGGTCTTTGAGACGTTAACTAGCAGCAACATAATTTAAGAGCGTGTACCCTCACACAGTGCAGCTACCAATCTGTGGCACCATTACATCAAAATGAAGCCTTTGtggcaaataaatacatttatctcTTCACGGAACTAACTGAGATTACCTCTAGTTTAGGAGTAAGTGAACACAGTGTTTGCAGCAGTGTACACTATCAGCTGGACCagctaaatgtatttttttttttttttttttttaaaccttacCAACTATATGTTCTTACACTATAGTTACAACACATCCTAGCATGTGTGGAGACACATACAGGTTAGCAGAGGAAGTACAGTTTCACTGTCCTTCTGTTCACACACAGGCAGTTGAGGGGCATGGGTCTATGAAATAGGGGGGTGGATCAGCAGtctcaaaaaataaaactgtgatCCTGAAAAAATATCTACAGGGTGTTTTCTTTAACACAGAGACAAGacaaacatactgtaggtaGAGCTGCTTTCAAGGCTGAAGGAGAAACGGACTGATGGACGTCAGTGCAGTGGACAAATTAAACGGGATTTAAAagaaatttgattaaaaaaataagatccTGGCCATTACTTACACTGCCAAGCAAAAGTTTTTGAACAACCTATATTCAAATTTTTGTTTGGTAAATCTCAATTTGAAATTGATCTTAAAAAAACTTGTAATTATGTAGATGACTAACTGACCTCAAGCCACTTTAAGGAGCAGACAACACACCATCTCCATTGGTCTCACAGCTGTAACTGTTTACAAACACTTGGTCTTACCTGACTGGGAGGACAGTTGAGCCAAAAAGCTTTAGCATCAAGTATTAGACAAATATATAGTATGTTGTCTGCAAAATATACCGTATTGTAGCGATCAAGATTGAAGCTATTAGACACTTCTCAATTACTTACATTTTCTAATTTAAGAGATTTCACACTGAATCTGCAATGACACTGAAATGTActgagtataaaaaaaaatcttgactGGCAGTGTAGGTAAAGAAAGACATGAGGTGCATGCATAATGGCTTCTCTTGTTAAAATGAAAGCTTTAAAAAGCTCCTCTGAGGAGGAGAGCTttagggggggaaaaaacacacataaaaaggCCCTATTTGGCTTCAAGTCAAGGCGTCCTGGCTTTGGCTTTTAACGGGCTCCCATTGGCCCAACAGTCCCATTCAGATTCAATGGTTTCTGGACTTTGGGTTGCTGTCTGCCTGGACAAGAGGAGACCCTCGTGGTCTGTGTAGCCACAGCTGCTGCTCATTCCACTGGGCTCTTCCTGTGACCAGAGCGACCCAAATTTCGGCAGGCTAAACTACCTGAAACAAACCAGAATGCAATTGTCAAAACTGGCACCggcacacacttttttttaaggcTTAATGACAAAACAGGACAGATCGCCTCACACTGATAATCTGACTGCTGTATTTGCGGCTTTATTTGCACAAAACCATTTCAGGTTACAAGTATGATCACAGAATATTTTCTTGGACTAtatagaaaacaaaagaaaaaaaaaagaggagcatCATGCTAAACTTTAGCCCAAACATAAGCAAGCGTACAATCCAGAGTCCAGAGACAGACGGATGAACATGAACCTGCTGCAAACATTTCTCGCTCTCATTCTCTCGTCACGAGCCCTAAGACAAGACAGTTGACCCAAAAATACAAACGTTTTTACTGAGACTAATTCTTCAGTACAGATTATGTAGAGCACTATGTCTCCCTAAATTGCAGACATATTTTTGGCACAAACAAGGTGTTGGAATTATAGGAAAATAATTCAAACATGGCCTGACAATGTACTGTATGCTGACGGGAAAACGTGTTATTTATGATGATAGGTGAGGTGGAGTATTTTAAATCACTTCCTATATTCCaggaattaatttaaaataaacaaaacaaacagaaaaaattaGGTACTGTCACAATGAACGACTGATCACCCTGAGGATTTTCAATTGAAGCAAAAAAGTACAGTAAATGTACATACCTGCTTGTGGACTTAATATCACATTTTGctgctttctcttcttcttctcttcttgtaTAGGTGAACCCTGAAAAAAGGAACAAACAGGGGCACAGGTGTAGCAGTGTACATAAACAGTCTACCAAAGTGTcagtaaaaacatattttaaaagaatatttttcattgGCTGTCACATACctgtctctccctttctctcaaaTTCCTGGCGTGGGCTGAAGAGGTGGAAGCATAGCCTTCCATCCGCATATTACCTGACAAATGACAATTAAAAAGGAGGGAAGAAGTCAGTTGTTTCCTTCCCATTTGTGGAGGACAGTCTGAAGATGCAGTGGAGCAAGTTTGGTGTCAATTGAGGAAAAATGTGGGAGGAGATAAATTTAAGTAGTTTTACAGATTTGAGAAAAACAGAATGATGGACTTCATAACTCCTGCCAGGTTGAAGCATCTGAACATTTCTCAATGCTCACTTGGGTCTACATTTTGGTCGAAGTTGCAAAGTTGTAGCACGTACGGCTGATTTTCATAGTTTTTAAACTTTAGACTGTTGCGTCAGCATCAGGACTATTAGCCAATAAAGCCAGTTGACGGAAGTTTGGCATATACCTGGACTATGTGCcaagtttggtttattttcatgCATGGGAAGGCAGATTTCCTGGTAGGAAGAATAATGATAACATTGGCACAAACAAGAGGGATTGGCAAAAACTTTGAGTGTACCTGTAGGGCTTCTGTACAGCTGACAGTCCTTCTTGATGTGGGCACTTGATCCACATAGGAAGCAGCAGCGCACCTCCAGTGCATCCCTTTTCCTCCAGTGCTCACCCTTGTGTCTGACCTGATCCCTGCCGTCCTCTGCCATCTCTCGCATGTGATCTGGCCTTTTCTCTGAGTCCCTTCTGTGTCTGGACCTGGGACAACATCATCCACAATATAATACAAACATGTAGCTTGATACACTGTTCAGATGGACATCTATAAACACTGCGACAAACTCAGACATGTATTGTGATTATACTTACTTCTTACGCATGGGGCAGTCTTTCATGAAGTGGCCGATCTTGCCACAGATGCGGCAGCAGCGGTCATTGGGAGCCACTTCTCCCTCGGTGAGGACTTCCGGATCGAAGAAATACTCCTGAGACAGATAAAGACGGATCACAACTTTAATGCTTAGATATAATGCCACCACAATATTAAAATATGGTGTTTAGACAGCAAACACTAACCATCTGAGTGGGGTACACGGGAGGAATGGCTTTGACTGATGTGCCAAACACTGTTCTGCCGTTGATGAAAGCCTTCATGATGAAGTTAGTCACTGTTGTgaagacaaagaaagacaaGAATATAGATTAGAAAAGACACCAGAGACAAAAGCAATGAAACAACAGAATGTAAGAACAGAAATAATCATACTTTTCCTGGACAGACCAGCGCCGAGATTATGATTCAGGTCAAACGGATCTGAAATATGAACAGAGAAAATAAAGCAACACATattaacaatgaaaaatatttcaaaGCACCCACACAGTCAATACGattcagaaaataatcaaacaatACTAATCATTAACAGTGGTATGAATTTAATGAACAGGATGGACAGCAGCtgcatgtaataaataaaatgcagccTGTAATGTTGGATAAGTTTCAACCAGGACACAACAATCTGATGCATCTACCTAGTGGAATAATACGTATATGCTTCTGTGTTTTATATCctctatttatctttttattgcAGAAGTCTGGACCCTGAGTTTGTCACACAAACTGACCTTCAATGACAATGTACTTGGACGTCCACTGCTTGTTGAAGGTCGTGAGGCGGTCGTGCAGACGGAGACAGACGACATGCTCTCTGAAGTCAAAGTCCTCGGTATAAAAGCGGAGCAGGCCGAGCCACAGCTCCCCCACCGTCTCAGTGTTCTTCCCGCACTGTGGCCAGAGACTGGGCTGCAGGTGGAAGACGACAAGATTAATGCGTTATTGACATGCACATTCACGAACATTTTTTTACAGGGGCACTCACAGAAtgtgtaaaaaatacaaaatactcaCAAGTGTGTCTAAATCATCAAAGAAGTACACGTTCCAGTTGTCAACTAGCACCTCCGGCTTGTTCTTTCCATCATAAATCTGCAACAAACAGTTGAGAGAAGTTCAGAAAACTTGAGGATTCTTGGCAAAAGGGTAATAAATTCCTCTTTATAGCTCCGAAAAGGCCCACAATCTGGTGGTGTTTGGGATGCAAAATATCAAAATCATGAAGAAATTGGATTAAAAACTGGGTATTTTTGTAGTGTCCAAACAAAGAGGTTCTGTAAGGTCAATCTTAGTTTTACatgtttaaactagggctgtcaatcgattcaaatatttaatggcgattaatcgcatgattgtctatagtgcacattttttatctgtaacctaataaatgtaattgtgtTCAATTTGAGAGCCTTAGCTTAAACTAAAATAGTGTTcctttttttaacaaacaaGTCATTTGTACCTCTTGCAGCACCGGGATGACTGGTGGGTCTCTCTGCTGGAGGAAGAACAGCACCATGAGGGTGTAAGCGTAGGACGAGAGGCTGCCACGTGAAGCATCCCCAATGTCACACATCTGTAAtgggacaaaaataaatatgatagtaataccatatacagtataatatcaTCATATGACACTGGAGACACCTTAAGTGTCTAAAGCACACTCACCTTGGCGAAAACCTTCATGACGTAACAGAGGATCTTTACTCTCCTGTCGATGGCGGCGTATGACGCTAGCAGGTGTGTGTTGTGCAGGGCCTGGAAAAGAAAAAGGTTTGTAAAGCAAGTATGAGAAGTTATTCAATAGCAAAGAtgagacaaaataaaacagaaaaataacagaGGGAGAAGAAGCCTTACCAGAGTGTTGTAGAGGCTGATATCTCCCTCCAGGCCGGTGCGAATATGGTAGAACTTCACGATCGGTACTTTTGCTGTAGTGATGGGCAGGATGTTCTTCAGACCTGGTGAAAAATGGGATGTAttgatattttgtttgtttactttacaaGGGATTATGGGACAAACTATAATTTGATAATGGAAACAAATCGAGTGGCTGCAAGCTGAGAaactatttcatttttaataaacattaaaaacctCCTATGAGCCACTGTTTTACCATCAGTTCAAACGTGTTAGTAAACAGAGGTTAAAGGGTTTTTCCTTATCTGACCCGAGGGTCTGAGGGTCTCGTATGCTGCACACATTGTGATCTTGggctacaaaaaataaaactgccTGATTTATTACCAACCTGGGTGTTTCCTCAGCATTCTCGCCAAGCTTTCAATGATGCTGATGCAGTCAACATCCTGTGGAAGACATTCAGGAACCGAGTTTGAAATTACAATGAATCACGCTAACAAACCAGCATTACCAATAACTACAAATACCTCACCATTTCATTTAATCCTCAATGATTGTAGCAGAAACACTGAATACCAACCAAACCTGTCTTTTCTGTTCCTATCAATAAACTAAACTCATCCAAGTTTATGAATGGACATGTTGCCAAACTTAAAGGCTTAGACAAAAAAGACATCACAGTATGTTGCAATAAGTTAACAAGATAACTTACATCTATGGTGTCCTGCCCCTCCAGCACCATACAGATGTCTAGGTCGCTCTGTCTGAAGCCGAAGCCATTTTTGGATGATCCAAACAGTTGTAGCCGAGCTCCTGTCCATCACAAAACATGATTTGTTAATTTAATCATTAAAGTGCACCCTGCTTTAACATCTTAGTGATTAATGGACAAGTCAATAAAATGCAGAGTCATACTAGTTTAAGTAAAAGATGCTAAACAGTGAAGATGGTGGTTTACTTCACCAGCAAACTGTCGTCTGACGAAGGTCTGCAGGTCTTGAAGGATGTGCTCTCTAACACCCACTTCCAGTTCATCTGGGGCGAAGTCAGCTAAAAAAGGAAACGGACTCATCATCAGATCTAACCAATGTCAAACACTTTATTTGAATGATTTCACCAATCTGTAATGATAAATCTGCTACATTTGTTAGCGTGTCCTCTGCTGACTTTTGACAGCAGCTCCATGTTTATTTTTAACCCTCTAGAAACATTTTTAGCCTTATATAGAAATTTGAGGGCGTCATTTATGCCAATTATTAAAACTCACAAATGCACACCTACTAATGAACAGGTGGCATTCATCAAGCTCAAACGAGCAATTAACAACAAGGCTGTGCAATTAAGAAAGTTTGCTGAATCTGACTTGGAGCACTCAAACGATCAAAACAAGTTAGATTTAGAATaagaatatgaaaatgttcttgcatgagcCCCATTGTTCATCAAACATGTTTATGCCACATGTAAAATATAATCAAATGTATATAATCAAACTTTTGAACATCGCCTTGAAGCAAAATTGGCAGCCGAAAATACATAATACTCACTGTAGCACTGCTCACAGACTTTGTTAAGGACACAAAGAAACTCTGGTGTTATTGGGGGTAAAGGATCCAGCTGCATTTTCTTGAAATCTTCTGGACAGTCTTTCTTAAGGTGTCCATCACGCTTGCACAAGCTGCACACGACCATGTGTGACTAAGAGACATTGAAGATATGAAGATAAGCTTATTTGCCACAGTTTGTCTAGTTTAACTTCCAGTCACATACAACCCAAATTATTAAAAACCCAAAACTGATTTAGATTATTAAGAACCTTGCTTCCCAGAGAGGTATTCATAAATATTGaatgtaaagtaaaaacaaacacgAGGCTACACTCACCTTGCCTCTGGTGAAAGCTTGCCTGGTGAACTCATAAGACCGTTTCTTCTGTTGTTGGTTTTTAGTTTCTGGGGTCTTATCCTTAACTTCATCCTCTAAAGGTGGAGGTGTGAGACCTGCAGGTGCCAAATCCACCACTTCGTCATCCATTGAACCAGGTGTGTCAAAATCTGGACCCTCCTCATCAGACAGAAGCTCCTCCCCTGAGATCTCATCCACTGGGAAGATCTCCTCATCCTCTGTGGTGAAACTGTCCAAGTGAAGTCTGTTATGCGAGTCAACATCAAGATCCtcgtcctcctcatcctcagagAGACTGCTTTTGCCCTGGTCCACTTTTTCCTTCTCTCGTTCTTCATCTGAGTCACTATATTCCTcaacttcctcctcttcctcaataATGCAATCAGAGTCTTCAGGACCGTTTTCTACAGCTTTAGGTTGGTTTGCATCTTGCGACTGAACACTGAGCTGACTGAACTCTGACGCGATGTCTTCATTCAAAGCCTCGGCGTTTGCCCCTTGAGTAGGTCCACCCTTCGCCTTTGTCTTGTGGTTGGCAGCTGGCGTGTTGAGAGGCAGTGCAAAGTACTTGTATGTGGTTTTGAGACAGTGGAGGATGTACTCGTACATCTGCTGGCTGTTCACTGTGCGGGCCACATTCCTCTTTACAGCAAATGGGTCtgaacacagaaagagagacattatTTAGAGTTAAACCATGTAAGAGTGATTAAACTCTTCacatttaacaaaaatgtagatatgttcatcatttaaaaaaaactaatctaAGGTTGGGTATCATTTGGAGTCAGCACATCAACAAAATCCCAAATACCACTTACAGTATTAACATGTCCATTACTGGCTGGGATAGAATTAAACTCTGAACATGGAATTGCAGAAAGtggtattt
Coding sequences within:
- the tut7 gene encoding terminal uridylyltransferase 7 isoform X5 — translated: MENSGRPYRARQGGWERGAGARAERPERPEGWRNQEQGRGHNYRPEGGQQGKNYGGPYRASPKKGGMGPLSYSPGGFRGGHSPSQKDDPRWFSGSENSGGTREDNWRERSQHWRRSTQGEGPREDREQGGREDADGSGHKSGRRRRNRNKNKGYAEENQAPMIDESTLSAKELQSLRQAERRLNREEIFSLKKRSHSNPGALYTCALCDVLLDSVSDAYRHIRDKRHKRRAKEKQEQVMLTEILPPGPEQVSAVSAALEAVVREHGMNDQDVATRQCVVSMMQDLLLSVLPEIRLRLYGSSCTKFGFKDSDVNIDIQYPPHMHQPDVLLLVKESLSVSPIFVDMEADFHARVPVVICKEKKSGLVCKVSAGNENAFQTTSYLSALSSREDLLLPLVLGLRRWAQISEIDRAEEGGLPPYVFALMVIYFLQQRKEPLLPAYLKQEIKVFSLSRLSDFNLTHTEDGHLHWAYTPPSKEQPAEGSCIKGKVPLVFQSPHPPVEVGLLWVEMLRFYSLEFNLADNVMSVRTSAVLSREMKDWPKKRIAVEDPFAVKRNVARTVNSQQMYEYILHCLKTTYKYFALPLNTPAANHKTKAKGGPTQGANAEALNEDIASEFSQLSVQSQDANQPKAVENGPEDSDCIIEEEEEVEEYSDSDEEREKEKVDQGKSSLSEDEEDEDLDVDSHNRLHLDSFTTEDEEIFPVDEISGEELLSDEEGPDFDTPGSMDDEVVDLAPAGLTPPPLEDEVKDKTPETKNQQQKKRSYEFTRQAFTRGKSHMVVCSLCKRDGHLKKDCPEDFKKMQLDPLPPITPEFLCVLNKVCEQCYTDFAPDELEVGVREHILQDLQTFVRRQFAGARLQLFGSSKNGFGFRQSDLDICMVLEGQDTIDDVDCISIIESLARMLRKHPGLKNILPITTAKVPIVKFYHIRTGLEGDISLYNTLALHNTHLLASYAAIDRRVKILCYVMKVFAKMCDIGDASRGSLSSYAYTLMVLFFLQQRDPPVIPVLQEIYDGKNKPEVLVDNWNVYFFDDLDTLPSLWPQCGKNTETVGELWLGLLRFYTEDFDFREHVVCLRLHDRLTTFNKQWTSKYIVIEDPFDLNHNLGAGLSRKMTNFIMKAFINGRTVFGTSVKAIPPVYPTQMEYFFDPEVLTEGEVAPNDRCCRICGKIGHFMKDCPMRKKSRHRRDSEKRPDHMREMAEDGRDQVRHKGEHWRKRDALEVRCCFLCGSSAHIKKDCQLYRSPTGNMRMEGYASTSSAHARNLRERERQGSPIQEEKKKRKQQNVILSPQAGSLACRNLGRSGHRKSPVE
- the tut7 gene encoding terminal uridylyltransferase 7 isoform X6, yielding MENSGRPYRARQGGWERGARAERPERPEGWRNQEQGRGHNYRPEGGQQGKNYGGPYRASPKKGGMGPLSYSPGGFRGGHSPSQKDDPRWFSGSENSGGTREDNWRERSQHWRRSTQGEGPREDREQGGREDADGSGHKSGRRRRNRNKNKGYAEENQAPMIDESTLSAKELQSLRQAERRLNREEIFSLKKRSHSNPGALYTCALCDVLLDSVSDAYRHIRDKRHKRRAKEKQEQVMLTEILPPGPEQVSAVSAALEAVVREHGMNDQDVATRQCVVSMMQDLLLSVLPEIRLRLYGSSCTKFGFKDSDVNIDIQYPPHMHQPDVLLLVKESLSVSPIFVDMEADFHARVPVVICKEKKSGLVCKVSAGNENAFQTTSYLSALSSREDLLLPLVLGLRRWAQISEIDRAEEGGLPPYVFALMVIYFLQQRKEPLLPAYLKQEIKVFSLSRLSDFNLTHTEDGHLHWAYTPPSKEQPAEGSCIKGKVPLVFQSPHPPVEVGLLWVEMLRFYSLEFNLADNVMSVRTSAVLSREMKDWPKKRIAVEDPFAVKRNVARTVNSQQMYEYILHCLKTTYKYFALPLNTPAANHKTKAKGGPTQGANAEALNEDIASEFSQLSVQSQDANQPKAVENGPEDSDCIIEEEEEVEEYSDSDEEREKEKVDQGKSSLSEDEEDEDLDVDSHNRLHLDSFTTEDEEIFPVDEISGEELLSDEEGPDFDTPGSMDDEVVDLAPAGLTPPPLEDEVKDKTPETKNQQQKKRSYEFTRQAFTRGKSHMVVCSLCKRDGHLKKDCPEDFKKMQLDPLPPITPEFLCVLNKVCEQCYTDFAPDELEVGVREHILQDLQTFVRRQFAGARLQLFGSSKNGFGFRQSDLDICMVLEGQDTIDDVDCISIIESLARMLRKHPGLKNILPITTAKVPIVKFYHIRTGLEGDISLYNTLALHNTHLLASYAAIDRRVKILCYVMKVFAKMCDIGDASRGSLSSYAYTLMVLFFLQQRDPPVIPVLQEIYDGKNKPEVLVDNWNVYFFDDLDTLPSLWPQCGKNTETVGELWLGLLRFYTEDFDFREHVVCLRLHDRLTTFNKQWTSKYIVIEDPFDLNHNLGAGLSRKMTNFIMKAFINGRTVFGTSVKAIPPVYPTQMEYFFDPEVLTEGEVAPNDRCCRICGKIGHFMKDCPMRKKSRHRRDSEKRPDHMREMAEDGRDQVRHKGEHWRKRDALEVRCCFLCGSSAHIKKDCQLYRSPTGNMRMEGYASTSSAHARNLRERERQGSPIQEEKKKRKQQNVILSPQAGSLACRNLGRSGHRKSPVE
- the tut7 gene encoding terminal uridylyltransferase 7 isoform X2, producing MENSGRPYRARQGGWERGAGAGAERAERPERPEGWRNQEQGRGHNYRPEGGQQGKNYGGPYRASPKKGGMGPLSYSPGGFRGGHSPSQKDDPRWFSGSENSGGTREDNWRERSQHWRRSTQGEGPREDREQGGREDADGSGHKSGRRRRNRNKNKGYAEENQAPMIDESTLSAKELQSLRQAERRLNREEIFSLKKRSHSNPGALYTCALCDVLLDSVSDAYRHIRDKRHKRRAKEKQEQVMLTEILPPGPEQVSAVSAALEAVVREHGMNDQDVATRQCVVSMMQDLLLSVLPEIRLRLYGSSCTKFGFKDSDVNIDIQYPPHMHQPDVLLLVKESLSVSPIFVDMEADFHARVPVVICKEKKSGLVCKVSAGNENAFQTTSYLSALSSREDLLLPLVLGLRRWAQISEIDRAEEGGLPPYVFALMVIYFLQQRKEPLLPAYLKQEIKVFSLSRLSDFNLTHTEDGHLHWAYTPPSKEQPAEGSCIKGKVPLVFQSPHPPVEVGLLWVEMLRFYSLEFNLADNVMSVRTSAVLSREMKDWPKKRIAVEDPFAVKRNVARTVNSQQMYEYILHCLKTTYKYFALPLNTPAANHKTKAKGGPTQGANAEALNEDIASEFSQLSVQSQDANQPKAVENGPEDSDCIIEEEEEVEEYSDSDEEREKEKVDQGKSSLSEDEEDEDLDVDSHNRLHLDSFTTEDEEIFPVDEISGEELLSDEEGPDFDTPGSMDDEVVDLAPAGLTPPPLEDEVKDKTPETKNQQQKKRSYEFTRQAFTRGKSHMVVCSLCKRDGHLKKDCPEDFKKMQLDPLPPITPEFLCVLNKVCEQCYTDFAPDELEVGVREHILQDLQTFVRRQFAGARLQLFGSSKNGFGFRQSDLDICMVLEGQDTIDDVDCISIIESLARMLRKHPGLKNILPITTAKVPIVKFYHIRTGLEGDISLYNTLALHNTHLLASYAAIDRRVKILCYVMKVFAKMCDIGDASRGSLSSYAYTLMVLFFLQQRDPPVIPVLQEIYDGKNKPEVLVDNWNVYFFDDLDTLPSLWPQCGKNTETVGELWLGLLRFYTEDFDFREHVVCLRLHDRLTTFNKQWTSKYIVIEDPFDLNHNLGAGLSRKMTNFIMKAFINGRTVFGTSVKAIPPVYPTQMEYFFDPEVLTEGEVAPNDRCCRICGKIGHFMKDCPMRKKSRHRRDSEKRPDHMREMAEDGRDQVRHKGEHWRKRDALEVRCCFLCGSSAHIKKDCQLYRSPTGNMRMEGYASTSSAHARNLRERERQGSPIQEEKKKRKQQNVILSPQAGSLACRNLGRSGHRKSPVE